The Melopsittacus undulatus isolate bMelUnd1 chromosome 28, bMelUnd1.mat.Z, whole genome shotgun sequence genomic sequence tgccccccattcacATTGACACCCCCATTCACATTGACACCCCCCATtcaccattgccccccattcacATTGACACCCCCATTCACATTGACACCCCCCCATtcaccattgccccccattcacATTGACACCCCCCATtcaccattgccccccattcacACTGACACCCCCATtcaccattgccccccattcaccattgccccccattcaccattgccccccattcacACTGACACCCCCATtcaccattgccccccattcaccattgccccccattcaccattgccccccattcacACTGACACCCCCATtcaccattgccccccattcacATTGACACCCCCATTCACCAATGCCCCCCATTCACATTGACACCCCCCATtcaccattgccccccattcacAAGCACCCCCCATtcaccattgccccccattcaccattgccccccattcacAAGCACCCCCCATtcaccattgccccccattcaccattgccccccattcacAAGCACCCCCCCATTCACCAATGCCCCCCATTCACATTGACACCCCCCATtcaccattgccccccattcacAAGCACCCCCCATtcaccattgccccccattcacACTGACACCCCCATtcaccattgccccccattcacATTGACACCCCCATtcaccattgccccccattcacACTGACACCCCCATTCACCAATGCCCCCCATtcaccattgccccccattccccattgccccccattcacAAGCACCCCCCCATTCACACTGACACCCCCATtcaccattgccccccattcaccattgccccccattcacAAGCACCCCCATtcaccattgccccccattcacAAGCACCCCCCATtcaccattgccccccattcaccattgccccccattcacCAATGCCCCCCATtcaccattgccccccattcacAAGCACCCCCCCATtcaccattgccccccattcaccattgccccccattcacACTGACACCCCCATTCACCAATGCCCCCCATTCACAAGCACCCCCCATtcaccattgccccccattcacAAGCACCCCCCATtcaccattgccccccattcacAAGCACCCCCCCATTcaccattgcccccccattcaccattgccccccattcacCAATGCCCCCCATTCACAAGCACCCCCCTCCATTCACAAGCACCCCCCCATtcaccattgccccccattcaccattgccccccattcacATTGACACCCCCATTCACCAATGCCCCCCATtcaccattgccccccattcacATTGACACCCCCCATtcaccattgccccccattcacATTGACACCCCCATtcaccattgccccccattcacCAATGCCCCCCATTCACATTGACACCCCCCATTCACAAGCACCCCCCATTCACACTGACACCCCCATTCACAAGAATCAGCGCGCGGAGCGCCGGTCGCGGCAGCCAATAGGAGAGCGCCCGGAGGGGTAAGCGGAGCCCCCGGGTCCTAGTGCCCGCCCGCTGCCCCGGCCCCTAGTGCAACCGGACACGGTGACGTCATCACACGAGCTTTAATTGGGGTGAAACGAGGCGAAAAAGGGCAAAGCTgtaaaaaaaggcaggaaatagaAGATTTGGGGCCCAGGATGGGGAGAAACTGGGAGGGGGATGGTACAGGGGTCACACCAGTGCCTTACTGGGGTAAACTGGTGGGACCCccaagcagcagggctgggggtcACTCACCGGGTCAGGGGGGGTCCCCAAGGATGGAGGCACCCAGAGCCTGTAGCTGCATCACCAGGGAGCCCAGGGCAgctggggggacatgggggggacatgaggggtcaatggggggacatggggggacatgaggggacaatggggggacatggggggacatgaggggacaatggggggacaatggggggacaatggggggcacatggggggacatgaggggacaatggggggacatgggggggacatgaggggacaatggggggacatgggggggacatgaggggacaatggggggacatgggggggacaTGAGGGGACATGAGGGGACAatgggggcacatgggggggACAtgaggggacaatggggggcacatggggggggatgggacatgaggggacaatgggggcacatggggggacatgaggggacaatggggggcacatggggggggACAtgaggggacaatggggggcacatggggggggatgggacatgaggggacaatgggggcacatggggggggACAtgaggggacaatggggggcacatggggggacatgaggggacaatggggggcaCATAGGGGGGGATGGGACAtgaggggacaatggggggcacatggggggggatgggacatgaggggacaatgggggcacatggggggacatgaggggacaatggggggcaCATAGGGGGGGATGGGACAtgaggggacaatggggggcacatggggggggatgggacatgaggggacaatgggggcacatggggggggatgggacatgaggggacaatggggggcacatggggggggACAtgaggggacaatggggggacatggggggcacatgggggggACATGAGGGGACAatgggggcacatggggggacatgggggggacaTGAAGGGACaatggggggacatggggggacatgaggggacaatggggggacatggggggcacatggggggggACATGAGGGGACAatgggggcacatggggggacatgggggggacaTGAAGGGACaatggggggacatggggggacatgaggggacaatgggggcacatgggggggACAtgaggggacaatggggggcacatgggggggacacagggacatgggaTGGGACCTACctctgctgggggggggggctcatcCTGTCCTCACGGGGGGGGGCCTGGGGGTGACACAGGGGGTGACACAGGGACAGGAACCAGCCCTGGCCCCAAGtgccaacccccccccccccaatcccatcccatgtTCCCAACCCCCCTCACCTCATCCGGGGTCACCTGCTCCAAGGCCACCACTGGAGACACCAGCGCTGGGGGGACAAGGACAAGGTAATGCTGTCCCCATAGCCCATATCCCATATagcccatatcccatatatccaatatcccatatcccatatccataccccatataccccatatcccatatatccatatcccatataccccataccccatatatcccatatcccatatatcccatatcccatatatcccataccccatatcccatatatcccatatcccatatcccatatcccatatatccaaTATCCCAATATCCCATAGCCCATatccataccccatatatcccataccccatatcccatatatcccatatcccatatcccatatatcccatatcccatatatcccataccccatatcccatatatcccatatcccatatatcccatatccataccccatatatcccatatccataccccatatatcccataccccatatcccatatatccaaTATCCCATATATCCAATATCCCAATATCCCATAGCCCATatccataccccatatatcccataccccatatcccatatatcccatatcccatatcccatatatcccatatcccatatatcccataccccatatcccatatatcccatatcccatatatcccatatcccataccccatatatcccatatcccataccccataccccataccccatataccccatatatcccatatcccatatatcccataccccatataccccatataccccatatcccatatatcccatacccaTCCCCATACCCTGCAGCACCCGGAGCCTGTGTCCCGCCCGGCGCAGGCGGGTGCTGAGGGTGTCCATGGTCCTGGtggctgctgccactgcagccTCATGTGCTGCAGCCACCCTGGTGAGCCTGGGGACAGCACAGGggacatggggtaatggggtatggggtatatggggtatggggtatgggatatgggatatggggtatatggggtatggggtatggggtatatggggtgtgggatatatggggtatggggtatgggatatggggtatatgggatatgggatatgggaataatgggatatggggtatgggatatgggatatggggtatggggtatgggatatgggatgtgggatatgggatatgggatatggggtatgggatatggggtatgggatatggggtatggggtatggggtatgggatatggggtatgggatatggggtatggggtatgggatatggggtataggatacagggtatgggatatggggtatgggatatgggatatgaggtatgggatatggggtataggatacagggtatgggatatggggtatgggatatgggatatgggatatggggtatgggatatggggtataggatacagggtatgggatatggggtatgggatatgggatatgaggtatgggatatggggatatgggatacagggtatgggatatgggatatgggatatgggatatggggtatgggatatgaggtatgggatatgggatatgggatatggggtatgggatatgggatatgaggtatgggatatgggatatgggatacagggtatgggatatgggatatggggtatgggatataggatacaGGATATAGGATATGGGGGCAGTGTTaccccagtccctcccagtacCTGGCAGCTGCCTGGGCCAGTTCCCCCAGTGCCTCCTCAGCAGCCTCTGCCCGGCCCCGATGCTGgatcagctcctgctccaggcgCTGTGGCAAGAGGCACCATGTCCCCAGCACGTGTCCCCATAGCCCATATcacataccccataccccatataccccataccccatatcccataccctgtatcccatataccccatatccaaTATCCCATATaccatatcctatatcccatgccatataccccatatcccatacctCATATCCCATACCCCAGATCCCACACttcatatcccatatcccatatatcccatatcccataccccttatcccataccccatacccgAAATCCCATACCCCAGATCCCATACTTCATATCCCATACCCCagatcccatatcccataccccttatcccataccccatatcccatacttcatataccccatatcccacatcccatatcccataccccatatcccataccccagatcccatatcccataccccatatcccatacttcatatcccataccccatatcccatacaccccataccccatatcctataccccatatcccataccccatagcccatatcccatataccccatatcccatatcaGATATCCCATACCCCAGAttccatatatcccatatcccatacctCTTATCCCATactccatatcccatataccccataccccatatatcccataccccatatcccatatatcccatataccccataccccatataccccatatcccatataccccatatcccccacccaccccccaccccacccccaccccctcctCACCTGCctctcctgtctctgctcctcagctctctccatcctctcctgcagcctcaGCTCCAACCTGGTCACCCTGCGGGTCCCTGCAGCCACCACTGCCCCCAGTGTGCTCACCTATGGGGTCCCAACACAGCCCTATGGGATCCAGCACTGCCCTATGGGACCTGAcacccctatgggacccagcACTGCCCTATGGGACCCAACACAGCCCTATGGGACCTGACACCCCCTATGGGACCCAGCACTGCCCTATGGGTCCTGTCACCCCCTATGGGACCCAGCACAGCCCTATGGGTCCTGACACCCCCTATGGGACCCAGCACTGCCCTATGGGACCCAGCACTGCCCTATGGGACCCAGCACAGCCCTATGGGACCCAGCACTGCCCTATGGGACCCAGCACTGCCCTATGggtcccagcacagccctatGGGACCCAGCACTGCCCTATGGGACCCAGCACTGCCCTATGGGATCCAGCACTGCCCTATGGGACCCAGTACAGCCCTATGGGACCCAGCACTGCCCTATGGGACCCAGCACTGCCCTATGGGTCCTGACACCCCCTATGGGACCCAGCACAGCCCTATGGGACCCAGCACTGCCCTATGGGACCCAACACAGCCCTATGGGACCCAGCACTGCCCTATGGGTCCTGACaccccctatgggaccccagcacagccctatGGGTCCTGACACCCCCTATGGGACCCAGCACTGCCCTATGGGTCCTGACACCCCCTATGGGACCCAGCACAGCCCTATGGGTCCTGACaccccctatgggaccccagcacagccctatGGGACCCAGCACAGCCCTATGGGACCCAGCGCTGCCCTATGGGACCCAGCATAGCCCTATGGGATCCAGCACTGCCCTATGGGACCCAGCACTGCCCTATGGGACCCAGCACTGCCCTATGGGTCCTGACACCCCCTATGGGACCCAACACTGCCCTATGGGACCCAGCACAGCCCTATGGGACCCAGCACAGCCCTATGGGACCCAACACAGCCCTATGggacccagcacagcccctatgggaccca encodes the following:
- the CCHCR1 gene encoding coiled-coil alpha-helical rod protein 1, with translation MGHILALQEKELSQELPPPGLPLSLPPPHLLQLLGRWRLKVFELLVQLQVQEELQRLLSTQVSTLGAVVAAGTRRVTRLELRLQERMERAEEQRQERQRLEQELIQHRGRAEAAEEALGELAQAAARLTRVAAAHEAAVAAATRTMDTLSTRLRRAGHRLRVLQALVSPVVALEQVTPDEAPPREDRMSPPPQQSCPGLPGDAATGSGCLHPWGPPLTR